In Candidatus Zixiibacteriota bacterium, the genomic window TTGCGATAGGCGGCTGCCCGGAACGGAAAGGAGAAAACCTCGCCTTTCTCCTCCCAGCCGGTCAGATCAGCGTTGAAATGCTTGAGGCGCAACTGAGGTCCAGTCGAATCAGGAACGATGGTCATCAATTCGTAGAATTGCACCGCGTCATTGACCGCCAGCTTGAACGTGCCGACCATGGTTCCCCCCGACACAGGCGCCCAGATTTCCTCGCACACGCCGCCGAACGCTTCGCCCTCCGGTAAGCTCCCCCATAAGGTAGACTGTTTTGAGATAGAGCTTTTTGGCATATTGAAGCCAGGAGGTATCTATGAAGCGGTCGCAGTACAGCGAGAGCCAGATTGTCGGGATCTTAAAAGAAGCGGACAGCGGCGTCACGGTGAAGGAGATCTGCCGGAAATTCGGGATCAGCGATGCCACATACTACAAGTGGAAATCGAAATACGGCGGACTGGAAGTGTCGGACGTTCGGCGGATGCGGGAGCTGGAGGCGGAGAACGCCAAGCTGAAGCGGATGTATGCGGACATCTGTCTTGAAAATCAGGGGCTGAAGGATCTGTTGTCAAAAAAGCTCTGAGGCCATCAGAGCGTCGGGAAGCGGTGGCGTATCTGGTGGCCGAACACGAGGTGTCGATTGGTCGGTCGTGTGCCGCAGTCGGGATGTCCCGAGCGGCCTGGTACAAGCCACCGCAAGACCGTTTGGAGCGGGACAAGGAAGTGATCGAGGCGTTGACACGGGTCACCGACGAAAACCGTCGCTGGGGATTCTGGCTGAGTTATGACCGGTTACGCTTTGAAGGCTACGGCTGGAATCACAAGCGGGTGTATCGGGTGTACTGCGAACTGGGGCTGAAGCATCGGCGGCGGACCAAGAAGCGCCTGCCGGCTCGGGACCGCCAGCCGTTGGATACGCCGTCGGTACCCAATGCGGTCTGGGCGCTGGACTTCATGAGCGACGCGCTCTATGTGGGACGTCGCTTCCGGACATTGAATGTGCTGGATGAAGGAGTACGAGAAGCATTGACGATTGAGATCGATACCTCGCTACCCGGTGAACGGGTCATCCGAGTCTTGGAGCGGCTGTCGACCTGGCGGGGGCTGCCACAGGCGATTCGTTGTGACAACGGCCCGGAACTGACCTCCCAGGTCTTTGTGGACTGGTGCCAGCGCATGAATATTGCTATCCGATACATCCAACCGGGCAAACCTAACCAGAATGCCTTCATCGAACGATTCAATCGAACCTATCGCGAGGAGGTGCTGAACAGCTACTTGTTTGAGGATTTGGATCAAGTGCGGGAGATCACGTACGACTGGCTGATCACCTACAACGAGCAACGTCCCCATGACGCCCTGGGTGGCCTGCCGCCAACGGTCTTCCGTGAACAACAAACCGCCAAAAACTCTACTTATGAATTGTCTACTTGACAGGGAAGCTTACGGAATCAGTTGGCCAGCGTCAATATATCGCTTTCGGACAAACTGAGACATACGTGGAATCGCAAGTGAAGGAGGGTTCGTGGTAGGAAGAAAAGTAGGTAGCACGAAACAGGCCAGAAAGGGCCAGGCCGGAATCGCTGCCTACTATGGGAGACACTCAAATAGGGCCGGCTAACCTATAGTACAGCTCATATCAACGCCGCAGCACATGGGGGATTTAATCTTGCCGTGGCCGTTTGGGCACTCGGAAATTTGCACCTGCCGACCGTCATCCAGTTTCAGAACGCCGTTGACAAGGGGGGCGTTGCACTTGGCACAGGTGGCGTTGACCGCCATACCGCATGTCCTGCATTCATAAGTAGCCATTTGAACTCCTTCGTGCGCACTCGCTCCCAGCGTGACTTGTGGGAGGCCACATAGTTCAGGTCCAATACTCTCTGGAGTCAAACCGGGATAAGTCCCCGCAGGTTCCGGAGGGGTCGATTATGGACATTAAGAAGTTCCGTAGATCAGGACCCTTGCGGTCCTGACACCTATGCGTCAGGAGGACGAACCTCCTGGCCTACAAGTGGCGGCAGGTCACATAGGACCAACAAAAAATCGCCATCAGGGACTCGAACCCCGAACCCGGGTGGTTCCGAGCGGCAGTTCACCGGACTATAATCTTACCTAGTAAGCTTTGTCTTTCAGTAACCTTCCTTTTAGGATGTTTCTGCCAAGTATGAAGCAGTAGAAGCTTGCCGGCTTAAACTCTAACTTGACATTGTCAAGTGTTTTTGAACCGCTGCGGCTCACTGTGGTTACAGCCGCTCGTTTAAGGTTGTGTTGGTGACAGAATGCTACGAGGTTTCCTAACTCAGAGGGCTTGTCCAAGAAGCGATCTGACCACTTAACCTCCACAGCCCATAGTGGGTCCTGTGTTTCTCGGTTGAGACTCACTATGTCCACCTCCCCCTTGTTCCAGCGCGCGTAGTATAACGGAGCCGTTGGTGAGTGGAACCACTGCGAGAAGATTGCAGTCTCCACCAAAGAACCCATGAATTTGTCGTCAGACGTGATAGGCGTAAACAACGCCGTCCTAATTGAGGGGTTCGTCAAGTACACTTTAAAGAAGTTCTTCCTTCTGAATCTCTTGGCGCTTTTGTCGACCCTGTGAACGACTCTTATCAGAAACGCCGCCTCTAGGTACTCGATGTACTTCTTGATCGTGTTTTTCGCCACACCGGAGTTTTTCGAAAGCTCGTTCAACGATATCTCATTTGCAGTATTGAAAGCTAGAGTGGTGAATAGGGAATTCAACTCCTGAATGTCTTGAACCCCGTAGAGGCTTGGCAGGTCCCGAAGAAGCACTTTGTCGATGATGTCGCTCTTGATGAATCGGCTCGGGTCTTTTTGTATTTCCT contains:
- a CDS encoding DUF6265 family protein; its protein translation is MPKSSISKQSTLWGSLPEGEAFGGVCEEIWAPVSGGTMVGTFKLAVNDAVQFYELMTIVPDSTGPQLRLKHFNADLTGWEEKGEVFSFPFRAAAYRKVEFGGITYERFAEDSLRITVTFTHTDSEPTQEVIICHKR
- a CDS encoding ATP-binding protein, whose amino-acid sequence is MRLDMQRISSQQVAMRLRSENPWWEKATGIPDVMATMTPRPYLDLMYPLLTESTVNRAVVLLGPRRVGKTVMIHHAIQWLLRTSIGPARICYISVDHPLYNELSVDELLEIYSQTAGVDTHNEECFVFLDEIQYMKDWERYLKILVDTHPNIRFLASGSAAAALRLKSTESGAGRFTDFLLPPLTFYEFLLLLSEDQLVSRLQGNKMDKLADRDVQRLNGLFVDYINYGGYPEVILSKEIQKDPSRFIKSDIIDKVLLRDLPSLYGVQDIQELNSLFTTLAFNTANEISLNELSKNSGVAKNTIKKYIEYLEAAFLIRVVHRVDKSAKRFRRKNFFKVYLTNPSIRTALFTPITSDDKFMGSLVETAIFSQWFHSPTAPLYYARWNKGEVDIVSLNRETQDPLWAVEVKWSDRFLDKPSELGNLVAFCHQHNLKRAAVTTVSRSGSKTLDNVKLEFKPASFYCFILGRNILKGRLLKDKAY
- a CDS encoding IS3 family transposase (programmed frameshift), which translates into the protein MKRSQYSESQIVGILKEADSGVTVKEICRKFGISDATYYKWKSKYGGLEVSDVRRMRELEAENAKLKRMYADICLENQGLKDLLFKKALRPSERREAVAYLVAEHEVSIGRSCAAVGMSRAAWYKPPQDRLERDKEVIEALTRVTDENRRWGFWLSYDRLRFEGYGWNHKRVYRVYCELGLKHRRRTKKRLPARDRQPLDTPSVPNAVWALDFMSDALYVGRRFRTLNVLDEGVREALTIEIDTSLPGERVIRVLERLSTWRGLPQAIRCDNGPELTSQVFVDWCQRMNIAIRYIQPGKPNQNAFIERFNRTYREEVLNSYLFEDLDQVREITYDWLITYNEQRPHDALGGLPPTVFREQQTAKNSTYELST